In Streptomyces sp. NBC_01707, a genomic segment contains:
- a CDS encoding aldo/keto reductase — MHYIKLRDLEVSRIGLGAMGMSHGYTGSGTDEAESIRTVHRALELGVTLIDTAEIYGPYTNEELLGRALKGRRDQVVLATKFGLVSHAGDGAWNLDSGPSNIRTAVEGSLKRLGTDHIDLYYQHRVDPNTPIEDTAGAVGELIDEGKVRAFGLSEAGPDTIRRAHAVQPVTAVQSEYSLWTRGIEERVLPVLRELNIGLVPFSPLGRGFLTGTVRSTDQFDASDFRRDNPRFSGENFQRNLALADEVQALAAEVGATPAQVALAWLLAQGDDIAPIPGTKRVGRVEENTAADAITLTREQLDKLSSLPPAAGDTHTEAQAQMLER, encoded by the coding sequence ATGCACTACATCAAGCTGCGTGACCTGGAGGTTTCCCGGATCGGCCTGGGTGCGATGGGGATGTCCCACGGCTACACCGGTTCCGGCACCGATGAGGCGGAATCGATCAGGACCGTGCACCGTGCGCTGGAGTTGGGTGTCACGCTCATCGACACCGCCGAGATATACGGCCCGTACACCAACGAGGAACTACTGGGCCGGGCCCTGAAGGGGCGCCGTGACCAAGTGGTGCTGGCGACGAAGTTCGGCCTGGTCTCCCACGCCGGGGACGGGGCGTGGAATCTGGACTCCGGTCCGTCCAACATCCGCACCGCCGTCGAGGGGTCCCTGAAGCGGCTGGGCACCGACCACATCGACCTGTACTACCAGCACCGGGTTGATCCGAACACGCCGATCGAGGACACCGCCGGCGCCGTCGGCGAGCTGATCGACGAAGGCAAGGTCCGCGCCTTCGGTCTCTCGGAGGCCGGCCCGGACACGATCCGCCGCGCGCACGCCGTCCAGCCGGTCACCGCGGTGCAGTCGGAATACTCGCTGTGGACGCGCGGTATCGAGGAGCGTGTCCTGCCGGTGCTGCGGGAGCTGAATATCGGTCTGGTGCCGTTCTCGCCGCTTGGCCGCGGCTTCCTGACGGGCACCGTTCGCTCCACCGACCAGTTCGATGCCTCTGATTTCCGGCGGGACAATCCGCGCTTCTCCGGCGAGAACTTCCAGCGCAACCTGGCGCTCGCCGACGAGGTGCAGGCCCTGGCCGCGGAGGTCGGGGCCACGCCCGCGCAGGTGGCGCTGGCCTGGCTGCTGGCCCAGGGGGACGACATCGCCCCGATCCCTGGCACCAAGCGGGTCGGCCGCGTGGAGGAGAACACCGCCGCCGACGCGATCACGCTGACGCGCGAGCAGCTCGACAAGCTCTCCAGCTTGCCGCCCGCCGCCGGTGACACCCACACCGAAGCCCAGGCGCAGATGCTCGAACGCTGA